The following proteins are encoded in a genomic region of [Eubacterium] hominis:
- a CDS encoding CvpA family protein, giving the protein MNIEQNTWLMINLVVVIVFALLLFSGYKQGFLMKLISIVGFVVVGIFSWWISAPISRMLSLYPKSQLPIENDLISSFIYDNINRLFIFVVLFVILNIVILFLKPLIKAISDIPVVSTINKVAGLCLGAIQAVVLMFVATLVLRLPFISQGNTYVEGSLLKYSEPMMNTLMFYAKEPLQQISAVFDLINEKETLTKQEVENIHDWLVSQNLKEEQVNAIMASLNSER; this is encoded by the coding sequence ATGAATATTGAACAAAATACATGGTTGATGATCAATCTTGTTGTGGTCATAGTTTTCGCATTATTGTTATTTAGCGGATATAAACAGGGGTTTTTGATGAAACTCATCAGTATCGTTGGATTTGTGGTTGTCGGCATTTTTTCATGGTGGATATCCGCACCGATTTCTCGTATGCTGTCTTTATATCCAAAGAGTCAGCTGCCCATAGAAAATGATTTGATCAGCTCATTTATATATGATAATATCAATCGGTTATTCATCTTTGTGGTGTTATTTGTGATTTTAAATATCGTGATTTTATTTTTGAAGCCACTAATAAAAGCCATCTCTGATATCCCCGTGGTATCCACAATCAATAAGGTAGCAGGTTTGTGTCTGGGTGCGATACAGGCAGTTGTTTTGATGTTTGTGGCAACATTGGTTTTACGACTTCCTTTCATATCCCAAGGCAATACATATGTAGAAGGCAGTCTTTTAAAATATAGTGAACCAATGATGAATACCCTGATGTTTTATGCGAAAGAACCACTACAGCAGATATCCGCTGTATTCGATTTGATCAATGAAAAAGAAACATTAACGAAACAGGAAGTTGAAAATATTCATGACTGGCTTGTTTCACAGAATTTAAAGGAGGAACAGGTAAACGCAATCATGGCGAGCCTGAATAGTGAAAGATGA
- a CDS encoding endonuclease MutS2 produces MKDKQEALQLDEVKEQFVHHCSFSLGKQKIREAYPNYDLLWINRELRRAKEAYDLVVRYGNMPFGGIHDVSLSVEDAMKGITIRPQELRQIAEGIRASESMRKYMKSSEIETPYIQELVDSLSDHMKCASKIEACINVNYEIYDNASSELKHIRKAMHTCTQEISISVQQFISRNANKLMDTITTMRNGRTCVLVKISEKNSVEGMLHGESASGQTAYIEPRSLVNLNNKLQSLISKEKEEIEKILAMLSAEVALIGHELLGNLDTYGLLDSIFAKGQWCKQFDGCIASIEEKTERLYLKSARHPLIDPHHVVANTYEITPPYHSLLITGSNTGGKTVTLKTIGLFAAMSMAGFPVAAQEAIFPMFDGIFVDIGDDQSIQESLSTFSSHISKMAYIVDHAGPKSLVLLDELGSGTDPKEGEPLAVAILDDLRQKHAMVIATTHYSALKTYGADHEDVLLSSVEFDMEHLRPTYHYIQGISGTSNAFEIAKRYGLKDAILQEARKRKEASKTRGEEAMEQLEASLMENHELKQQLEEKLEDVRKLQKQLQDEKTKLQNEKQKILDEIKEKAESRLEERLKEADDIIDLLKEMKTDAKPHEINELKGALRSLDEEEEEVIEKKKETFTIGDYVKIDKLNYYGDIISINKEKVCVMTNGMKMNTTIHDISKAVKQVEKKKKSKGYSKSGVKSFSMEVNVIGMRVAEAIPIIDKYLDNACLAKVYRVRIIHGMGTGKLRAGVHDYLKHNARVESFVMGGQGEGGLGATVVTLKQKK; encoded by the coding sequence ATGAAAGATAAACAGGAAGCATTACAATTAGACGAGGTAAAAGAACAGTTTGTACATCACTGTTCCTTTTCCCTTGGTAAACAAAAAATAAGAGAAGCGTATCCCAATTATGATTTATTGTGGATCAATCGTGAATTAAGAAGAGCGAAGGAAGCGTACGATTTAGTCGTACGTTATGGAAATATGCCTTTTGGCGGTATACATGATGTATCCTTAAGTGTAGAGGATGCGATGAAGGGAATCACAATTCGACCTCAGGAGCTGCGTCAGATAGCAGAAGGAATCCGTGCATCCGAGAGTATGCGTAAATATATGAAAAGCAGTGAAATTGAAACACCATACATACAGGAGCTGGTAGATTCTTTAAGTGATCATATGAAATGTGCAAGCAAAATTGAAGCATGTATCAATGTGAATTATGAAATCTATGATAATGCCAGCAGTGAACTAAAACATATCCGAAAAGCGATGCATACATGTACACAGGAAATTTCCATTAGTGTCCAGCAGTTTATCTCACGCAATGCAAATAAGTTAATGGATACGATTACGACCATGCGTAATGGGCGTACATGTGTGTTAGTGAAAATCAGTGAAAAAAACAGTGTAGAGGGTATGCTGCATGGGGAAAGTGCCAGTGGACAGACCGCATATATTGAACCACGCTCTTTGGTAAATCTGAATAATAAACTACAGAGTCTGATCAGCAAAGAAAAAGAAGAAATTGAAAAGATTTTGGCAATGTTAAGCGCTGAAGTGGCATTGATTGGTCATGAATTATTAGGTAATTTGGATACATATGGTCTGTTAGACAGTATCTTTGCGAAGGGACAGTGGTGTAAACAGTTTGATGGATGTATCGCAAGTATTGAAGAAAAAACAGAGCGATTATATCTTAAATCTGCACGTCATCCCTTGATTGATCCACATCATGTTGTTGCGAATACATATGAAATCACACCACCTTATCACAGTCTGTTGATTACAGGAAGCAATACAGGTGGGAAAACGGTAACTTTAAAAACGATTGGTTTGTTTGCGGCCATGAGTATGGCAGGTTTTCCAGTCGCTGCTCAGGAAGCGATATTTCCAATGTTTGATGGTATCTTTGTGGATATTGGAGATGATCAATCTATTCAAGAATCTTTATCCACATTCTCTTCCCATATTTCTAAAATGGCATATATCGTTGATCATGCAGGACCAAAATCACTTGTATTATTAGATGAATTAGGCAGTGGGACAGATCCAAAAGAGGGAGAACCGCTGGCAGTTGCGATATTAGATGATTTACGTCAGAAACATGCGATGGTCATTGCGACAACACATTATTCCGCACTTAAAACATATGGCGCAGATCATGAGGATGTATTATTGTCCAGTGTGGAATTTGATATGGAGCATCTTCGTCCAACGTATCATTACATTCAGGGAATCTCTGGAACATCCAATGCTTTTGAAATCGCAAAACGTTATGGCTTAAAAGATGCCATCCTGCAAGAAGCACGCAAACGCAAGGAAGCGTCTAAGACTAGAGGGGAAGAAGCGATGGAACAGCTGGAAGCTTCTTTGATGGAAAATCACGAATTAAAACAGCAGCTGGAAGAAAAACTGGAAGATGTACGAAAGCTTCAAAAACAGCTGCAGGATGAAAAAACAAAACTGCAGAATGAAAAACAGAAAATTTTAGATGAAATCAAGGAAAAAGCAGAAAGCCGTCTTGAAGAACGTTTAAAAGAAGCAGATGATATCATTGATCTGTTGAAGGAAATGAAAACAGACGCAAAACCACATGAAATCAATGAATTAAAAGGCGCATTACGTTCACTTGATGAAGAGGAAGAAGAAGTCATTGAAAAGAAGAAAGAAACATTCACAATCGGTGATTATGTGAAAATTGATAAACTGAATTACTATGGAGATATCATCTCCATCAATAAAGAAAAAGTATGTGTCATGACCAATGGAATGAAAATGAACACGACCATACATGATATATCCAAGGCAGTAAAACAGGTAGAGAAGAAAAAGAAAAGTAAAGGCTACAGTAAAAGTGGTGTGAAATCTTTTTCCATGGAAGTCAATGTTATCGGTATGCGTGTTGCGGAAGCAATTCCCATTATTGATAAATATTTGGATAATGCATGCCTTGCGAAAGTTTATCGTGTACGTATCATTCATGGCATGGGTACTGGGAAACTACGTGCCGGCGTACATGATTATCTAAAACATAATGCAAGAGTGGAAAGCTTTGTCATGGGTGGACAAGGTGAAGGCGGCCTTGGCGCAACCGTTGTGACCTTAAAGCAGAAGAAGTAG